The Gordonia terrae genome contains the following window.
GTCGAAACGGGGCCGCCGTGACTCGACATGCGACCGGGCGCGGTGCGCGATCTGGCGCACCGTGGCCGGAGGTTTCGAGACCATCGACCCGATCTCGGTGTAGGAGAAGCCGAAGACCTCGCGCCACACGAACACCGCACGCTCGTCGGGACTCAGCGACTCCAGCACCACCAGCATCGCCGTGGACACCGACTCGGCGAGTACGACGTCGTCGGCGAGGTCACGATCGTCGAGCAGGATCGGCTCCGGAAGCCACGGGCCGACGTACTCCTCACGACGCCGCGAGCGAGACCGCAGCGCATTGAGCGCCTGGCGTGTGACGATCTTCGCGAGGTAGGCCTTCGGATCGACCACATTGGCGTCATCGACCTCCGCCCACCTCAGGTAGCTCTCCTGCAGGACGTCGTCCGCGTCGGCCGCGGACCCGACGATCTCGTACGCGACGGTGAACAGCAGCGGCCGGAGGTCGGCGAACCGAGCTGCGCGACGGTCGGATTCGCCGTGTGCCATGGACACCCCCTTCTCCGTCCGTTCGCTGGTCATCGCCCTGCCGGTTCAGGCTCGACGGCCGTTGCCTTCGCGCCGCTGAACCAGCTGAACCTACCGGGTCGCGCGGCCTCACGCCGGATGTTCGCCACGGTCTGACGGCAGACCAACTCCTTGGTCAAGGCCGCGAGGCGACCTGTCACCACGGCACGCGTCGGCGCATCGTCACGGCGCGTGAACTGCAGAGTGGCCGCGTGTCGGCCGATGCTGGCACACTGCGCGACGAAGCCCTGATCGACGACGGTCGGCTGCTCACCGTCGATCCTCGCAAGCACCGCGTCAGCGGCCTGAGCGCCCAGCGGCTCGGCGGCCTGGCAGCTCATCCGCAACGAGATCCCCTCGACCGCAACCGCATCACCGGCGCCGACCACCCGATCGTCGTCGATGCTGCCCAGCGGTACGTCGGCGCGGAGACGGCCGATCTCGTCGGTCGCCAGGCCGCTGGCGGCTGCGAGTTCCGGAGCCTCGAAGCCGGTGGCGAGAATCGTTGCCGTGCTGGGAAGTACGGTGTGTTCGCCGTCGAGAGCGACGGTGACGGTCCGCTCCCCTATCTCGACCACGCGTCCCTGATCCACGACATCGACACCGAGTCGGTGCAGCTGCTTCTCCGTGGCGCGCCGGGCCCGGCCGCCCACCGAGGTCGCGATCCCTCCGCCGCCGACCAGCCGGACGTCGTGTCCGCTCTCGGCGAGTTCTGCCGCGACTTCGATCCCGGTGAGCCCCCCCACCGATGACAGTGACCGTCTCTGCGCCCCCAGACTCCCGACGCGTTCCCGGATGCGTTGTGCACTCGCCCAATCGGCGATGAACAGAGCATGTTCCGCTGCACCTGCGATGTCCGGGGTGCGGTGCCGGCTCCCGATCGCGTAGATCAGGTAGTCGTAGTCGAGGTGTGCGCCCGACGCCAGATGAACCCGACGCCCGCCGGTGTCGATGAGCGTGGCGGTGTCGACGACAACGCGAATGTCGTCGGCGAGCATGCCGTCGAGTCCGACCTGGGGATCGCCGGTCCCCGATGCGAACTGGTGAAGCCGGATGCGCTGCACGAAGAACGGCTGCGGGTTCACGATCGTGACGTCGACGGAGGGGCTGCGCCGAAGCCTGTTGGCCGCCATCGCGCCGGCGTAGCCCGCGCCGAGGACGACCACGCGTGGCCGTTGCGCGTCGACCCGCTCGTCGTCGATCCGTGTGATGCCGGTGGTGTTCATGATCCTGCCTTTCGTCGATGTTCGAAGTGCTCTCACCCCCAAGACACCGACGGCATCGGGAATGTGACAGCCGTCGACCGCGACATCGACCTCTGCGTCGTCTGCGGCCACCACCCAGGACGCGGCCGCGACCGCTGCGACGATCACGTCGTCCGTTCAAGCGGCTCAGGCGTTCCTGACCACCCTGACCGACGAACAGCGTGAGCAGGTCACCTACGACTACGACGACGAAACCAAGACGACGTCATGGTCGAACTTTCCGGTCACCCTCGTCGACCGCGCGGGCGTGAATCTCGCCGATCTGAGCGATGAACAGCGGACCGCCGCACTGAGAGTTCTCGATGCACTGCTGAGCGACGAGGGGTACGCCACAGTCACCGGAATCATGGGCGGCGACGAGTACCTTCACAAGAAGCAGTTCGACCGAGGACTCCCTCGGTCAGTGCACCGAGGTTCAACAGATCGCGGCATCTCTCGACGAGACCTACGTCAACTGGTCCGGAGCCACCACCTACGACATGACCCAGGGTGACGGAATCTACTTCCAGATCTCCGGCCCCGATGTAGCCATCGAGTTCGCCGCGCAGCAAGGTTCGGCCGGCGCCGATGTCGTCACGACGTCGGGCTGGGGACACGTCCACACGATCTACCGTGACCCGACTGGCGACTACGCCGGCAGCGTCACCCAGCAGGCCGCCGCCGGATTGGGTTCGGGCGGTCCCGGCGGCAGCCAGCCTCCCGTCGGTGCAGGACCTGCCCGGGGCTACCCCGAGCCGCCGGCATCCGGATCGACATCGGCCCGAAGATTCGGGTGGTTCCTGCTCACGGAGCCTGCTTCCACCACGCGATGACATACAGCGCGAGCGATGCGACGAGCCCGCCGAGGACCCAGAGCACCACCGAGTAGTCGACCCACGACCCGAACGGAGGCGATCCGGGGAAGATGTTGCGCAGCGGGAGCACGGCGAACAGCATCACCGCGAACCAGGTGACCATCGGGGGTTGAAATGCCTTGCGACGCCGCACGGTTTGAATGGAGACGAAGAGAGTGCAGATCGGTAAGACGACCAGCATCACGCACAACGCGAGATCGAACGTCAGGGATCCGGCCGTCCTCGACGACGTGATCGTGAACGCCTGCCCACCGGCGTAGTCGCTGTCGGCCGCTCCGACGTGCCAGCCGATCAGTGAGTCGGTGACAGCGACCTCCGTCGGCAATTCCACGTCACCCGGGCCGTACGCCTGGACGGTGACCGAATCCGACACGTAGCTGTCGAATGGCCACAGTCGGATGTCACCATCGCTGTACATCGTCACCGGGAGGGTGCCCGGCCGCGTACCCGCAGAGAACTTGAGTTCGGTCGACGAGGTCAGCGGTGAGACGTCGATCGTCACATCCTCGTCGAGGTCACCACGCGCATCGAGCAGATCGTCCCCGGCATAGACCGTGATGTGACCGCCGATTTCGAAGGCGCCACCGTTCACGGCGTCGACGTCGACGTACACGAGTACCCCGTTCGCCGCGGGTTTCCGTGTGTCCGAATCATCGCCGGAATCGCCGGCGGCATAGACCGCCAGAACGGCGACGTACAGAATCAACAGACCGACAACGATCGCCAGACCCTTGACCCACGCCTTGTGCTCACCGGCTTGCGCCATCCGCCAGCCTCCACGATCGTCGTCGTTCGGCGGCCGCGGATCAGGCGCCGGTTGGCGGTGAGTGTATCGGCAACTCTCATGAGCCGACGATCGATCCGGAAACGTCCGCCGTGGTGGCGTCGAGATGCTGCCATTCTGTGCCCATGTGTCCCATGCCGACCAGATCACGCCCACCGTGGGTCCCGGCCGACCGATACTGATCCCGCCCAGATCACCTTCACCGAACGCGAGGAGAACCGATGTCGATCAGCGAGCCCGCGGGTGGCCGCGGCACATTCTTCGGCGACCCGATATCGATCGATGAGCGCACCACGATGATCCCCGTGTCGCGCAGCGGGTTCCGCGGTCGACCGGTTGCGATCGGCGCCTATACGGTGACCGATGGCGCGACGACCTGGACCCCGGCAGTCGACGGCGGCCGGGTAGCCCTCATCGGGGTGATCACCGGCCTCGTCGCAGCAGCACTGGGATCAGCCGCGGTCCTGCGGCAACCGCCTTGGCCTCGCATGACCATCGAACAAGGCCGTCGCCCCGGCCACTGATCACCGACGAGCTTCGTTCGACACGAGTTCGACTTCGGCGCACCGACGTTCGACCACCACGTCATCCGCCCGCGAAAACCGTGCGGCCCCTTGCCCAGGTCCGCCACAGCAGCCAGATCGTGAACCCGTTCGTCAGCACGAAGCCGACGAAAGGTAGCGACGAACGTATTTCGGGTCCGTGTCATCTGCTCACCCGCAAGTCGGTGTACGCCTCAACCCTCGTGGGTTGCACGCGTCCCCGCCAGAGATCGCTCGAGAAGCGTTCGCAACACCGCACGATCCACGTCGTCGAGGCGGGTCAGATGCAGGCACGACTTTCCTACACGATTCTTTCCGAGCGTCTCGACGAGATCTGGCCACCGGGTCGCGAAATCGCTCACCAGGTAGATGGTGTGATTCTTGGGCCCTGTTGCGAAGGCGAGTTCGGGTGCCCGGCCGCAGTGTCCGCTGGCGTACCGGTACTCGTATTCGCCGAAGCCGACCATCCGGCCGGCCCACACCACGGGCTCCCTCCCGGTGACCTCCGACAACAACGAGAGCAGTTCGTCGGCCTCACCTCGACGCGGACCAACCGCCCGGTCGAGTGCTTCCCCGATCGGTACCGCCGAGGGACTCATCGTCGGCGCTGGGCCTCGGGCACGCTTGTTGTCGTTCACGGCAACCACTTCCAGTTCGATCGTCAGCGAATCGACTGTCCATCACTCCCCTCCGTCGGAGCGACCTCCCCCGTGAATCGACGATTCGCCCGGTCATCCCACCGGACCACGAGCGTAACCCCTGTGATGTGAGTCGCTACCCAGATCGTAAAGCGGCACGCCCGTGCAATAGTTAGGCAATGCTTGCCTTAACTGAGAGTGCCGGTCCGTGGTTGATCGGCGTCTATCGCATGGTCATCGGTTTCCTTTTCTTCTGTCATGGGACGACAACGCTGTGGGGGTGGCCGATCGAACCGTACGGTGGCGCGACTGCGGAGTTCGGCGCTTGGCCATCCTGGTGGGCCGCCGCGATCCAAGTGGTCGGCGGTTTGCTGATCATGATCGGCGTGGGAACCCGGGTTGCCGCCTTCGTCAGCGTGGGAAGCATGGCAGTCGCATATTTCTGGAAGCACCAGGGCGATGGCCTACTGCCGGTTCAAAACGACGGCGAGTCCTCGGCGCTCTTCTGCTGGGCGCTCCTGATCCTGGTCGTGATCGGGCCCGGAAAGCTGGCTGTGCAGCCTGTGCTCGATCGTCTACGCGGTCGAGCGATACCCGCGAACACGACTGGCTCGGGCACTGTTCCACAGGCACCCGAGCCATCCATGGCTCAGCACTGAGACGCGGACCCAACAGCTACGGCCTGCAACGGTTCCGGTGTGACCGCTTGCGCACCTCCGCGGCTGCGGGTGCCGATGAGTTCTGACCATCCCGAGGGTCTGCCTCGGTGCGGACGATGTCGTCCGCACCGAGGCACCGATGTCCGCGGACGTCGACGACCAGAAGGAAGGTTCACGATGACCGACACCACCGGGGCTACCCTCACCTACACTTTCGCCGCTTCACCCGACGCCGTCTTCGACGCGTGGACGACACCTGAGCTCTTCGCGACCTGGTTCGGAGGCGGAGCGAACGAGGTGCCCGTCGACTCGGTCACGCTCGACGCCCGCCCCGGAGGCACCTGGACGGCAACGATGATCGTCAGCGACGACATGCCCGAATTCCACTGGCGCGGCGAGTACATCGAGGTTCATCGACCGACCAGGCTCGTCCTGACGATGACCGACGAACCCGGGGACGCGCGTGAACGCCTCACCGCCGACTTTCTCGCCGTCGACGCCGGCACCGAGGTCCGATTCGGTCAGACGGGCGGGAACCTCACGGACGAGCAGTACGAGTACGCCGCCGCCGGATGGCGCGCGGCGTTCGAGACGCTGGACGCATTGTTGGGCGAGTAACCGGGCGCCGTCAGGACTCGGTCGACGACGCCGAGGTCCGAGCAACTCCGGGACCGGTCGCGCTCACTCCCAGCCGGCGGTCTCGGCCGCCGCCTGGTGGGTTTGGCGAAGGAATTTCAGCACCACGGCGTCCGGATCCGGCGCTTGGCGAACGAGGTGATACGGCAGGACGTACTCCCCCAGCGCGGCATCCCAGTGGGCCGGGGCCTCCACCGCAGGGTGGGTGTCGTATCCCTCGGGATGCGGATACGCGTAGGCGTAGAAGGCACCTTCCTCGGCGCCTCCCGGCCAGTATCCCGCGCTCGACACCTCGTCGCTGTAAGCCTCGTGCATGACCCAGTCGGGACAGTTCGGAACCCCGCCGGGATGCTGCGGCGCGCTTCGCCCCGAGAAACGAGTGACCGCCAGATCGAAAGCACCCCAGAAGAAATGCACAGGCGACGACTTACCCCTGAACTCACCACGGAACGTCGACAACACCCGCTGAGCGCTGACGAGCGACCACCAGAACCTCGTAATGGCTTGCGGGTCGTAGGACGAGTGGACCGTGTCCTCTGCGAACGGGGTGGCGTCAGGCAGTTCGACGGGGGTCCCGACGATGTCGATGTCGAAACCGAGGTCGGTCAGGTGGCCGGTGTATTCGGCGTAGAAGTCGGCCACCGTCCGCGGTTCGAGCTTCATCCGACGAGTGGATCCGTCGGTGACCAGGAAGACCAACTCGTGGTCCACGAAATCGAAGCGGATCTCGAGCCCGCGAGTTCCGACGGCCATCAGCGACGTGGTGAGTCCACGCCCGTCGACATACAGCGGTACCCCCCACCAGTGATTGATCTCGGGACCGAGAGCGAGACGCGTCTTACCGACGATCTGGGTCCACAACTGCACCGTGTCCCTGGTGTCGCTCCACGAATCAACCGGTAGCGCGGGCCAGGCCTCGTATTGGGTTTCCATGACTCCATGATCCCGAACGCGTCAACTCGACGAGCGCTCCGCAAGACGCGGCGGGATCGGTGATCGTCCTCCTCGGTCCGCCGACGTCGCCTCATGCCTGTGGAGACCCGGCGCGTGTCGATCGTCAAACCCCATACCCTGTCGACATCGAAGCGCCCGTCAACTCGGTGCGCTACACCGTGAGGAGGACAAGGTGCCGCGCATAACCCTTGGTGCGATTCTCGTTCTGGTCGCGATCGGAAGCACGATGATCGTCGCCCTGCTCGGGGCACCCGACTGGTTGATCGTCGTCGTACTCACCGGACTCTGCGTGTCCGCCCTTGTGCTTCCCACGGCGATCCGAGAATTCAGGCCGGATCCGCAGCGCGCTGCCGACCGGCCAGATTTCGAGGATTCCGAGAGTCCCCGTCCGACTCCGGCGCACCAACGCCGGAGTGTCCAGGGTTCCGATTCGTCCTCGAGTTGGTTCGGCTTCGACGGCGGGTGGTCGGGTGACGGCAGTTCCGACTCAGCGGGCGGCAGCTCGAGTGGCGGCGAGTGACTGACGGTGAGTCAGATTCAGCACGACGTCGAGTTCGCTGATGGCCGGTGAGGTGTCGGGGACCGAAGTACTTCAGCGAGGGTGCTGGATCGCCTCGACCAACTGCCGGCAGTGACGGGTGACCTCGGCGGCGGTCAGGTCATGATGCTCTGTCCACCAGTCGATCACCGCGGACACGACGCTGAACCAGCATGCGAGCAACAGCGAATGTGTCTCTGACGACATCGGACCAGCCCGCACCGACAGGACCTCGGCCACCCCTTGTGAACCCAGGGCGTTGAGCGCCTGCTGGTAGTGGCGCGTTCGGTCATGTGCGGCGCTCGGCTTGGGCGGGGTGAAATCGTAGAGCACCCGCCATTTCTCGGTACCGCCGTCGAGCGCCTCGACGATCGCTGTCAATGTCGCCAGAGCGCGCAGGTGGGCCCCCTGCACCTGTTGCGCAGCGGTCACCGCCTCGACGAGTTGCTCCCCCGCCCGCTGAACGCACGCCGCGTGCAGACCATCGCGCGACCCGAAGTAGGTGTAGATCAACGGCTTCGAGATACCTGCCGTCGCCGCTATGTCGACCAGGGAGGCGTTTGCGTAACCGCGTTCGGCGAACTCCGCCGTCGCGACATCGATGATCTGTTGCTCCCGCACCGCACGGGGCACACCTTTTGTTCCCGCGAGCGTCAATCACTTCTCCTCCCGTCACGTGACGATGAGCTGCCGCACCCTCGTTGACTTGAGAGTAAATTACCGTAGAGTCAACGCCGCTGTCACGTCGTCGGCATGGGTGCGCGATGGTCGACTCGGCACCGTGAACAGAGAAGGAGATCCGATGAGCAGGATCGGCACCGAGCTGCAAGCGGTTCTCGGCAGGAGCGTCGGGATGGCGCTACAACGCCGCACCCTGCTGCCCCGCGTGGTTTCCGAGGCGATCGCCGGTGACGGGCGCGATGTCCAGGGGCTGACGGTGGTGGTGACCGGCGCATCGGCAGGGATCGGGCGGGAATCGGTGCGGCAGCTCACCGCCCGCGGCGCGCACGTGATAGCCGTCGCACGACGCCGACAGGAACTGATCGAACTGTCCGAGGAGACAGGTTGTGACCACACACTCTGCGACCTCTCCGACGAGATGTCGACCGCGGCGTTGATCGACGAACTTCGCAGTGAACCGATCGACGTGCTGGTCAACAACGCAGGCCATTCGATCCGTCGGACGATCCTCGACTCCACCGACCGGCTCCACGACTACCAGCGCACCATGCGTCTCAACTACCTCGCCCCCGTTCAACTGTCGCTCGGCCTGTTGCCGGACATGGTCGACCGTCGGTCAGGACATATCGTCAACGTGTGCACGTGGGGCATCATGGCGAACACCTTTCCCAGGTTCTCTGCATACGCCGCGTCGAAGAGTGCGCTGGCCATCTTCGGCCGTAGCCTCAACGCAGAGAATCCCCATCCACAGATTCGGGCCACGAACGTCTACTTCCCCCTCGTGCGAACCGAGATGATCGCTCCCACAGCCGCTTACGACAACACTCCGGCACTCACCGTCGAGGAAGCCGGGCGGTGGATCGTCCGCGCGATCACCCATCGTCCGACCTCGGTGGCGCCGGCAGCTGTACGCACGCTGCTGCCCGTCATCGACTATCTCGCACCGACGGCCGCCGACAGGGCGATTGCATCGCTCACCTGACGGCCCGTCGTCAACGGTTCACGGGTGCTCCACGTAGCGGAGATTCGTTCACATACGGACCGCCGTCCCTATTTCTGATCGTCCTGCGGCCATTTATCCATGTGATAGACAGTGTCGAGACCGTGAGGCGGCAATCGATGACGAAGCGATATCTGCGGACCATTCTTGTGCTCATTCTGGCGGCCGGGATCGGACAATGGTCACCGGTCGCCGGTGCAGTCCCGGATCCGGGCGGCGCGACCGTCCTGACGCTCGACCCTGCGTTCCGTTCCCTGCCGATGAATTGGCTGCGCGGCGAGTTGTTCGCATCACCGAATCGCGTCGTGAAGGTGCCCTACAACAACTTCCCCGGCGCGACGAACACCCACCGCGGGCGGGACAAGCTCAACGAGATGCTGCACGAGATCCCGGGCCGGAAGATCGTAGTGGGTCACAGTCAGGGTGCGCAGGTTCAAGACGATTGGCTGCGCACCTATGGGCCCACGAGCGACATCGACCCCGCGACAGTGATGTTCGTACTCACCGGTGATCTCGAATCCAAATACAACGGATGCGCCAATCAAGGCGGCTGCCGAGCAGACTATGGCGGAAACAACTTTCCCGACAACACCCGATACACCGTCAAGATCGTTGCGAGGCAGTACGACTACTGGGCCGACGCACCCAACCGCGATCTGATGACCGACGCCGCTCGTCGAAACCACAGCGCGTCGAATTCTGTTGGCGGACAGGGTGAAGGCCGTCCCGTGCACAACGACTACAGCATGATCGGACTCCACGATCCGGCCAACAAGACCTTCGTCGAGGGCAATGCCACGTACATCCTCGGGTCTCCGGCCACCTACTATCTGCCGATGGTCACCCAGATGTGGACCACTGCAGCCCGCAAGGCGACCGAGGACGCCCGGCTCCGCCCAGAGGTCGAGAAGGCCTACGACCGGCCGATGGGGGCGCCACCGGCAACCTCGGGTACCTGAACCGCTCCTCGTGTCGCGAGAATCAGGCGGAAACCGAGCTCGAAACGGACGCCGACATCTACCATCAGGTGCACCAACCGGACGATGTGGTGAAAGAGGACCGGCATGAAAAAGACTCTGAATTCTCTGTCAGAGAGCGAATATCTCCTCGTCCGGGAGACCAAGAAGTCGCAGATGGCCGGGCTCGACGAGGACGGTTTGATCGACCTCCACTCCCGCATCCGGCGCGCTCGGAACAAACACGTCACCTTGTACCGACGAGCTGGGGCCGAGAAGGTCAAGGCCAAAGGCGGGCGCGGGAGCGCCAAGGCAGCGAATGTCCGGAACGCCGCCAAAGCGGAGGTGTTCGAGGACGCCCTGAGCCGGGTGAGTAGGCGATTGGCCCGGGTTTCCCGCGACGCGGCCCTCGAGCTGAAGGCCGAGCGATTGGCACGCGCACGGACCGAGAACCCGGCACCATCCACGGACGGCGGCAAGCCCCGCAAGAACAAGAACGACAGCAAGGGCAAGGTCGCCTCGTCGGGACGAATCCGTACCGACGACACCCGCGACTCGCCAGGCCGCAAGAAGTACGAGGCGTCGACCATCGCGGCCGGCGCACGCCGCCAAACCAAGAAGGACCGCCGACACGACTCCTGACCCCGGCGGCAAACGTCGGCCCGGCCCGTCGCAGCGCTCAGCGAGGACCGATTCGCGACCCATGTGCCCGCGGACGGACGCAGTCTCGACCAGATGGTCGAACACATCGGAAACAGCGCGCAGTGTCGCTATGGAACCGCGCGGCGGCGCAGGTGTAGAAGCGGGAACGGCCGGCCATCCGAGTCGACCGGCGAACGCCCCACCTGGTCGAAACCTCTGCGCCGATAGAATTCCACGGCACCCGGATTCTGCTCGTTGACGTCGAGCTCGTCGATGCCCACGCGTTCCACCGCATGATCGAGCAGCACCGTGCCGATGCCCCGGCCGTGGGCGGCAGAATCGACGAACAGCATCTCGAGCCGGTTGTCGGCTGTCCCGCTGAAGCCGACGATGACTCCACCGACCTCAGCGACGACCAATTCCACCGCGGGGAAGAAATCCCGCGCGAGTCGACTGGCAAGGCCGTCGATGTCAGCGGGAGTCAGAAAGTGGTGCGTTGCCTCGACCGCAGAGCGCCACACGGCCACCAGTCGGTCCGTGTCCGCGCCGTCGGCCTGTCGGAGCCTCACCTCAGCCATACGTCATCAAGGGGGATCTCGGTCCACGGGTCGATGAATGCACGCCCGGCACAGTAGTAGGCACGGGTCCCGATGGACAAGGGTATTTCGATCTCGCGCAAACCCCGGCGCCGACGTCCCCGGCGGATATCGTGATCACGACACATCCGCAGGGACAAGGGGTATCACGTGCTCGAGATCCATGGTCTGTCGAATGAAACGGTCGTGCTCGACGGGGAGTGGTTCGAGAAGCTCCGGGGCGGCACCTCCAAGACGCGACTGCCGGCCGCGTCGTTCGTATCTGCCGAGGTCACGGAGACCGATCGGCGGAAAAAGTTGTTCGGCAGCGAACGGGAACAACTCCTCCAGGTGACCCTCACCTTCTCGCGTCCGCCGTTCGTCGGGCTGATGACATCGGCGGAGAACCGGGCGAAGGTCGACGCTCTCGTGGCCGGCCTCGAAGCCGCACGCGACGCGGGCTGAGTCCAGCCTCGCCCGTCATGATGATCCTGCGGTCCGATCCTGTTGCGCTCGAATCAGTTCGAGCAGCAACCGACGAAGTTGTGATTCCGATTCACCGATGGACGCGATCAGCGCCGGATCGGTTCGCTCTCGCTCGAGGAGTGCGTGATAGACCTCGGTCCCGGCCGGAGTCGAGCTCACATGTTTACGCCGCTCGTCGTCGGGGTCGACCTGCCGGCGTACATAACCCATGCGTTCGAGTCGTTCGATGGTGCGGCTCGCCGTCTGATCCGTCACCCGCGCCTTCCTGGCGATCTCCCGCTGAGTGGCAGGCCCCGTACTCACCAC
Protein-coding sequences here:
- the sigJ gene encoding RNA polymerase sigma factor SigJ; its protein translation is MAHGESDRRAARFADLRPLLFTVAYEIVGSAADADDVLQESYLRWAEVDDANVVDPKAYLAKIVTRQALNALRSRSRRREEYVGPWLPEPILLDDRDLADDVVLAESVSTAMLVVLESLSPDERAVFVWREVFGFSYTEIGSMVSKPPATVRQIAHRARSHVESRRPRFDPVDAQRARAVVEEFLDAAQSGQIESLIALLSPDVVFIADSDGKATAVKRPIQGSLPVARLLAGFARLGTTIDDYRAEVALLNHEPGMIVYFDGKLQGVFTFHIVDGVIEQIYAMRNPDKLAAVEEPRTIAR
- a CDS encoding NAD(P)/FAD-dependent oxidoreductase, with protein sequence MNTTGITRIDDERVDAQRPRVVVLGAGYAGAMAANRLRRSPSVDVTIVNPQPFFVQRIRLHQFASGTGDPQVGLDGMLADDIRVVVDTATLIDTGGRRVHLASGAHLDYDYLIYAIGSRHRTPDIAGAAEHALFIADWASAQRIRERVGSLGAQRRSLSSVGGLTGIEVAAELAESGHDVRLVGGGGIATSVGGRARRATEKQLHRLGVDVVDQGRVVEIGERTVTVALDGEHTVLPSTATILATGFEAPELAAASGLATDEIGRLRADVPLGSIDDDRVVGAGDAVAVEGISLRMSCQAAEPLGAQAADAVLARIDGEQPTVVDQGFVAQCASIGRHAATLQFTRRDDAPTRAVVTGRLAALTKELVCRQTVANIRREAARPGRFSWFSGAKATAVEPEPAGR
- a CDS encoding DUF3500 domain-containing protein encodes the protein MTDEQREQVTYDYDDETKTTSWSNFPVTLVDRAGVNLADLSDEQRTAALRVLDALLSDEGYATVTGIMGGDEYLHKKQFDRGLPRSVHRGSTDRGISRRDLRQLVRSHHLRHDPG
- a CDS encoding DUF3500 domain-containing protein, producing MAASLDETYVNWSGATTYDMTQGDGIYFQISGPDVAIEFAAQQGSAGADVVTTSGWGHVHTIYRDPTGDYAGSVTQQAAAGLGSGGPGGSQPPVGAGPARGYPEPPASGSTSARRFGWFLLTEPASTTR
- a CDS encoding DUF4436 family protein, which translates into the protein MAQAGEHKAWVKGLAIVVGLLILYVAVLAVYAAGDSGDDSDTRKPAANGVLVYVDVDAVNGGAFEIGGHITVYAGDDLLDARGDLDEDVTIDVSPLTSSTELKFSAGTRPGTLPVTMYSDGDIRLWPFDSYVSDSVTVQAYGPGDVELPTEVAVTDSLIGWHVGAADSDYAGGQAFTITSSRTAGSLTFDLALCVMLVVLPICTLFVSIQTVRRRKAFQPPMVTWFAVMLFAVLPLRNIFPGSPPFGSWVDYSVVLWVLGGLVASLALYVIAWWKQAP
- a CDS encoding DUF1801 domain-containing protein, whose translation is MNDNKRARGPAPTMSPSAVPIGEALDRAVGPRRGEADELLSLLSEVTGREPVVWAGRMVGFGEYEYRYASGHCGRAPELAFATGPKNHTIYLVSDFATRWPDLVETLGKNRVGKSCLHLTRLDDVDRAVLRTLLERSLAGTRATHEG
- a CDS encoding DoxX family protein, giving the protein MLALTESAGPWLIGVYRMVIGFLFFCHGTTTLWGWPIEPYGGATAEFGAWPSWWAAAIQVVGGLLIMIGVGTRVAAFVSVGSMAVAYFWKHQGDGLLPVQNDGESSALFCWALLILVVIGPGKLAVQPVLDRLRGRAIPANTTGSGTVPQAPEPSMAQH
- a CDS encoding SRPBCC family protein; this translates as MTDTTGATLTYTFAASPDAVFDAWTTPELFATWFGGGANEVPVDSVTLDARPGGTWTATMIVSDDMPEFHWRGEYIEVHRPTRLVLTMTDEPGDARERLTADFLAVDAGTEVRFGQTGGNLTDEQYEYAAAGWRAAFETLDALLGE
- a CDS encoding DUF5996 family protein, encoding METQYEAWPALPVDSWSDTRDTVQLWTQIVGKTRLALGPEINHWWGVPLYVDGRGLTTSLMAVGTRGLEIRFDFVDHELVFLVTDGSTRRMKLEPRTVADFYAEYTGHLTDLGFDIDIVGTPVELPDATPFAEDTVHSSYDPQAITRFWWSLVSAQRVLSTFRGEFRGKSSPVHFFWGAFDLAVTRFSGRSAPQHPGGVPNCPDWVMHEAYSDEVSSAGYWPGGAEEGAFYAYAYPHPEGYDTHPAVEAPAHWDAALGEYVLPYHLVRQAPDPDAVVLKFLRQTHQAAAETAGWE
- a CDS encoding TetR/AcrR family transcriptional regulator codes for the protein MTLAGTKGVPRAVREQQIIDVATAEFAERGYANASLVDIAATAGISKPLIYTYFGSRDGLHAACVQRAGEQLVEAVTAAQQVQGAHLRALATLTAIVEALDGGTEKWRVLYDFTPPKPSAAHDRTRHYQQALNALGSQGVAEVLSVRAGPMSSETHSLLLACWFSVVSAVIDWWTEHHDLTAAEVTRHCRQLVEAIQHPR
- a CDS encoding SDR family NAD(P)-dependent oxidoreductase; translation: MSRIGTELQAVLGRSVGMALQRRTLLPRVVSEAIAGDGRDVQGLTVVVTGASAGIGRESVRQLTARGAHVIAVARRRQELIELSEETGCDHTLCDLSDEMSTAALIDELRSEPIDVLVNNAGHSIRRTILDSTDRLHDYQRTMRLNYLAPVQLSLGLLPDMVDRRSGHIVNVCTWGIMANTFPRFSAYAASKSALAIFGRSLNAENPHPQIRATNVYFPLVRTEMIAPTAAYDNTPALTVEEAGRWIVRAITHRPTSVAPAAVRTLLPVIDYLAPTAADRAIASLT
- a CDS encoding PE-PPE domain-containing protein, whose protein sequence is MTKRYLRTILVLILAAGIGQWSPVAGAVPDPGGATVLTLDPAFRSLPMNWLRGELFASPNRVVKVPYNNFPGATNTHRGRDKLNEMLHEIPGRKIVVGHSQGAQVQDDWLRTYGPTSDIDPATVMFVLTGDLESKYNGCANQGGCRADYGGNNFPDNTRYTVKIVARQYDYWADAPNRDLMTDAARRNHSASNSVGGQGEGRPVHNDYSMIGLHDPANKTFVEGNATYILGSPATYYLPMVTQMWTTAARKATEDARLRPEVEKAYDRPMGAPPATSGT
- a CDS encoding GNAT family N-acetyltransferase — its product is MAEVRLRQADGADTDRLVAVWRSAVEATHHFLTPADIDGLASRLARDFFPAVELVVAEVGGVIVGFSGTADNRLEMLFVDSAAHGRGIGTVLLDHAVERVGIDELDVNEQNPGAVEFYRRRGFDQVGRSPVDSDGRPFPLLHLRRRAVP
- a CDS encoding MarR family winged helix-turn-helix transcriptional regulator; the protein is MMFSRLNNCKSVECDVENRQDAVNNRNDGMDGWPTGRLLSAAARMVEHAWEAVLREYDISSAGLVVLHVVSTGPATQREIARKARVTDQTASRTIERLERMGYVRRQVDPDDERRKHVSSTPAGTEVYHALLERERTDPALIASIGESESQLRRLLLELIRAQQDRTAGSS